One stretch of Thermus thermamylovorans DNA includes these proteins:
- a CDS encoding dynamin family protein yields the protein MLSPEAKARKEAVRALLLQGLELLARTPLDPAPLRQALLDLEGPFLLVLVGEFNSGKSSLANALLGADLLPEGPTPTTDRIQLLEYGEGGEEAGEGFARLRLPHPLLRELALVDTPGTNALLEAHEVLTRRFLPRADLVLFVTSADRPLTRSEGEFLGLVRAWGKKVVLAVNKADLLEPQDQEAVARYVAAGVRGILGEEVPLFLVSARRGKRGQDPGLRALRAHAEEVLAQRALPLKLEGALGVLGKLLREADGVLAGEAEEVAQGLATCRALEALLARHLGRTRRDFAGQLALAERVFREVEARGHRFLEETVRLARLPDLLNAKAFREGFLKEVVQDAGARLERAVGEALRWLSRREEELLLDALAYLKEARPVPRGEEPFFAPLEEALARFRPEAEAERLSGLAQEAVVRTLAGSAGGLGLGAALVLVLKGVAADLTGLLAGFFLAFLSLSILPRRKERAKRLLSERLAEAFATVRGALEEALEEGLRRTEERFRGLFRDRCGALEERGQALEAGRRALAGLLAAAEGLRAR from the coding sequence ATGCTCTCCCCCGAAGCTAAGGCCAGGAAGGAGGCGGTGCGGGCCCTCCTCCTCCAGGGCCTGGAGCTTCTGGCCCGCACCCCCCTGGACCCCGCCCCTCTCCGCCAGGCCCTTTTGGACCTGGAGGGCCCCTTCCTCCTGGTCCTGGTGGGGGAGTTCAACAGCGGCAAGTCCAGCCTGGCCAACGCCCTCCTGGGGGCGGACCTCCTCCCCGAGGGCCCCACCCCCACCACGGACCGCATCCAGCTCCTGGAGTACGGGGAGGGCGGGGAGGAGGCGGGGGAGGGGTTCGCCCGTCTCCGCCTTCCCCACCCCCTCCTGCGGGAGCTGGCCCTGGTGGACACCCCGGGGACCAACGCCCTCCTGGAGGCCCACGAGGTCCTGACCCGCCGCTTCCTGCCCCGGGCGGACCTGGTCCTCTTCGTCACCAGCGCCGACCGGCCCCTCACCCGCTCCGAGGGGGAGTTTTTGGGCCTCGTCCGCGCCTGGGGCAAGAAGGTGGTCCTGGCGGTGAACAAGGCCGACCTGCTGGAACCCCAGGACCAGGAGGCCGTGGCCCGGTACGTGGCCGCGGGGGTCCGGGGGATCCTGGGGGAGGAGGTCCCCCTTTTCCTGGTCTCCGCCCGGCGGGGCAAGCGGGGGCAGGACCCCGGCTTGCGGGCCCTCCGGGCCCATGCGGAGGAGGTCCTCGCCCAAAGGGCCCTCCCCCTCAAGCTGGAGGGGGCCTTGGGGGTCTTGGGGAAGCTCCTGCGGGAGGCGGACGGGGTCCTGGCCGGGGAGGCGGAGGAGGTGGCCCAGGGCCTCGCCACCTGCCGGGCCCTGGAGGCGCTCCTCGCCCGCCACCTGGGGCGGACGCGCCGGGACTTCGCCGGCCAGCTGGCCCTGGCGGAGCGGGTCTTCCGGGAGGTGGAGGCCCGGGGCCACCGCTTCCTGGAGGAGACGGTGCGCCTGGCCCGGCTGCCTGATCTCCTCAACGCCAAGGCCTTCCGGGAGGGCTTCCTCAAGGAGGTGGTCCAGGACGCGGGGGCCAGGCTGGAAAGGGCCGTGGGGGAGGCCCTGCGCTGGCTTTCCCGCCGGGAGGAGGAGCTCCTCCTGGACGCCCTGGCCTACCTGAAGGAGGCGCGGCCGGTCCCCCGGGGGGAGGAGCCCTTCTTCGCCCCCCTGGAGGAAGCCCTGGCCCGCTTCCGCCCCGAGGCGGAGGCGGAGCGCCTCTCCGGCCTGGCCCAGGAGGCGGTGGTGCGCACCCTGGCGGGGAGCGCGGGGGGCCTGGGCCTGGGGGCGGCCCTGGTCCTGGTCCTCAAGGGGGTGGCCGCGGACCTCACCGGGCTCCTGGCGGGCTTCTTCCTGGCCTTCCTCTCCCTCTCCATCCTGCCCAGGCGCAAGGAGCGGGCCAAGCGCCTCCTTTCCGAGCGCCTGGCGGAGGCCTTCGCCACGGTGCGGGGCGCCCTGGAGGAGGCCCTGGAGGAGGGCCTCCGCCGGACGGAGGAGCGCTTCCGCGGCCTCTTCCGGGACCGCTGCGGGGCCCTGGAGGAGCGGGGGCAGGCCCTGGAGGCGGGGCGCCGGGCCCTGGCCGGGCTCCTCGCCGCCGCGGAGGGGCTCAGGGCCAGGTGA
- a CDS encoding aldehyde ferredoxin oxidoreductase family protein, which translates to MLGGYAHKLARINLSSGQVEYFAPDPKDLEMYVGGRGLGVKYVFENGPQVDPLGPENLLCIMNGPLSGTRAKMSGRLAIVTKSPLTGGVTDSHMGGWTAAKLKWAGFDGLLIRGASEKPVYLLVKDGEVTIHDASDLWGKTTHEVHRLLRERHGEEADVMAIGPAGENLVRFANWINNDERAAGRGGTGAVAGSKRLKAIVVVGKQDRMPQPQDPEGWREADRLASAAINDPKNVTAPKKGGLSLYGTNVLMNITNVMGALPTYNAQHTCIEGVETISGEYIREHRLVKDNTCHACPVACKKMVEVHVDGKTIRFESYEYESAWALGAHAGHTDTDWTGYAIYLCNAYGMDTIEAGNAIAVLMEATEKGYYTGEDGLRFGDKEGEARLLEAIALRRGVGDGLAEGPARWAKSIGHPEIALEVKGQSIPAYDPRGLKGMGIAYATSNRGACHLRAYTPASEILGVPYKTDPLAWEGKGKLTKLFQDLSALTDSLDLCKFSQFAEDPETYARQLSAYWGRPVSAEEILRIGERIYNLERYYNNLAGWAEGSDYLPERFLKEPSGCAGSKGQLTELDLMLEEYYRERGWERGVVPPAKLQELGILAQAAD; encoded by the coding sequence ATGCTCGGCGGATATGCCCACAAGCTCGCGCGTATCAACCTTTCCAGCGGCCAGGTGGAGTATTTCGCCCCCGACCCCAAGGACCTGGAGATGTACGTGGGGGGCCGGGGCCTGGGGGTAAAGTACGTGTTCGAAAACGGCCCCCAGGTGGACCCCCTGGGCCCGGAGAACCTTCTCTGCATTATGAACGGCCCCCTCTCCGGCACCCGGGCCAAGATGTCGGGCCGCCTGGCCATCGTCACCAAAAGCCCCCTCACCGGAGGGGTCACCGACAGCCACATGGGGGGCTGGACCGCGGCCAAGCTGAAGTGGGCGGGGTTCGACGGCCTCCTCATCCGGGGGGCCTCGGAAAAACCCGTCTACCTGCTGGTGAAGGACGGGGAGGTCACCATCCACGACGCCTCGGACCTTTGGGGCAAGACCACCCACGAGGTCCACCGCCTCCTGCGGGAGCGGCACGGGGAGGAGGCGGACGTGATGGCCATCGGCCCCGCCGGGGAGAACCTGGTGCGCTTCGCCAACTGGATCAACAACGACGAGCGGGCCGCAGGCCGCGGGGGCACGGGGGCGGTGGCGGGGAGCAAGCGGCTCAAGGCCATCGTGGTGGTGGGCAAGCAGGACCGGATGCCCCAGCCCCAGGATCCGGAGGGGTGGCGGGAGGCGGACCGCCTGGCCTCGGCGGCCATCAACGACCCCAAGAACGTGACCGCCCCCAAGAAGGGCGGGCTCTCCCTCTACGGCACCAACGTGCTCATGAACATCACCAACGTCATGGGGGCCCTGCCCACCTACAACGCCCAGCACACCTGCATCGAGGGGGTGGAGACCATCTCCGGGGAGTACATCCGCGAGCACCGCCTGGTCAAGGACAACACCTGCCACGCCTGCCCCGTGGCCTGCAAGAAGATGGTGGAGGTCCACGTCGACGGCAAGACCATCCGCTTCGAGTCCTACGAGTACGAGTCCGCCTGGGCCCTCGGGGCCCACGCGGGCCACACGGACACCGACTGGACCGGCTACGCCATCTACCTCTGCAACGCCTACGGCATGGACACCATCGAGGCGGGCAACGCCATCGCCGTCCTCATGGAGGCTACGGAGAAGGGCTACTACACCGGGGAAGACGGCCTCCGCTTTGGGGACAAGGAGGGGGAGGCCCGCCTCCTGGAGGCCATCGCCCTCCGCCGGGGGGTGGGGGACGGCCTGGCGGAGGGCCCGGCCCGCTGGGCCAAGTCCATCGGCCATCCCGAGATTGCCCTCGAGGTCAAGGGCCAGTCCATCCCCGCCTATGACCCCCGGGGCCTCAAGGGCATGGGCATCGCCTACGCCACCTCCAACCGGGGGGCCTGCCACCTCAGGGCCTACACCCCGGCCTCGGAGATCCTGGGGGTGCCCTACAAGACCGACCCCCTGGCCTGGGAGGGCAAGGGCAAGCTCACCAAGCTCTTCCAGGACCTCTCCGCCCTCACCGACTCCCTGGACCTCTGCAAGTTCAGCCAGTTCGCCGAGGACCCCGAGACCTACGCCCGGCAGCTTTCCGCCTACTGGGGCCGCCCGGTAAGCGCGGAGGAGATCCTCAGGATCGGGGAACGGATCTACAACCTGGAGCGCTACTACAACAACCTGGCGGGCTGGGCGGAGGGCTCCGACTACCTGCCCGAGCGCTTCCTCAAGGAGCCCTCCGGGTGCGCGGGCTCCAAGGGCCAGCTCACCGAGCTGGACCTGATGCTGGAGGAGTACTACCGGGAGCGGGGCTGGGAGCGGGGCGTGGTGCCCCCCGCCAAGCTGCAGGAGCTCGGTATCCTCGCCCAGGCCGCCGACTAA
- a CDS encoding DUF309 domain-containing protein: MGEGPLREAWGQALRLWEEGRYFEVHEVLEAAWLGARGEERRLLQGVILLAAALHQQGQGRKGLRNLRKAEAKLRGLPSPYRGLDWQPLLLEARRRLGG, translated from the coding sequence ATGGGGGAAGGCCCCCTGAGGGAGGCCTGGGGCCAGGCCCTCCGCCTCTGGGAGGAGGGGCGGTACTTCGAGGTCCACGAGGTCCTGGAGGCGGCCTGGCTTGGGGCCCGAGGGGAGGAGCGGCGCCTCCTCCAGGGGGTAATCCTCCTGGCCGCAGCCCTGCACCAGCAGGGCCAGGGGAGAAAGGGCCTCCGCAACCTGCGGAAGGCGGAGGCCAAGCTCCGGGGCCTCCCCTCCCCCTACCGGGGCCTGGACTGGCAGCCCCTCCTCCTGGAGGCCCGGCGTAGACTTGGGGGGTGA
- a CDS encoding DNA repair protein RecN, which produces MLLRLEVQNLAAIRQAALELGPGLNVLTGETGAGKSLLVDALALLLGARPEGLLGPFGDSLLVTAFFAAGEERVLSRRVGARSTPRIDGEVVSLKELQEEAERWLSLHAQHAALALLSPRRQRELLDALLPPDLLQGYQEAYARHQALLGEKRALEEALRSRSEREDLLRFQLQEIREARPRPGEDQELEQEAERLRHLEALRERAGRAYALLAEGGALDLLQRTVRELRAGGRFDRALEALAGDVEGALEGARAVARELEDYLEGLEGDPERLAALEARLSLLERLKRKYGPTLEAVLAHAARAEAELAALGGGEERLWALQREVAAAREALLEAGAALSQARLRAAEALQKGMEAELAALGLPRARFPVGLKALPEPGAFGLEEVAFRFSAGPHLPPAPLAAASGGELARIALALALLTGAEAPTVVFDEMDAGVGGETAWKVAERLARLAETRQVLVVTHLPQIAARAHRHLRVKKAGEEVRVEVLEGEERVRELARLLSGQYTEAALAHARLLLGQPAASPKTP; this is translated from the coding sequence ATGCTCCTCCGCCTCGAGGTCCAGAACCTGGCCGCCATCCGCCAGGCCGCCCTGGAGCTCGGCCCCGGGCTCAACGTCCTCACCGGGGAAACGGGGGCGGGCAAGAGCCTCCTGGTGGACGCCCTGGCCCTCCTCCTGGGGGCGAGGCCCGAGGGGCTCCTGGGGCCTTTTGGCGACAGCCTCCTGGTCACCGCCTTCTTCGCTGCGGGGGAGGAGCGGGTTCTCTCCCGCCGGGTGGGGGCCCGCTCCACCCCCCGCATCGACGGGGAGGTGGTGAGCCTCAAGGAGCTCCAGGAGGAGGCCGAGCGCTGGCTCTCCCTCCACGCCCAGCACGCCGCCCTCGCCCTCCTCTCCCCCAGGCGCCAGCGGGAGCTTTTGGACGCCCTCCTCCCCCCGGACCTCCTCCAGGGTTACCAGGAGGCCTACGCCCGCCACCAGGCCCTCCTTGGGGAAAAGCGGGCCCTGGAGGAGGCCCTGAGGTCCCGGAGCGAGCGGGAGGACCTCCTGCGCTTCCAGCTCCAGGAGATCCGGGAGGCCCGTCCCCGGCCCGGGGAGGACCAGGAGCTTGAGCAGGAAGCAGAGAGGCTCCGCCATCTGGAAGCCCTGCGGGAACGGGCAGGGCGGGCCTACGCCCTCCTGGCGGAAGGGGGAGCCTTGGACCTCCTCCAGCGGACCGTGCGGGAGCTCCGGGCGGGGGGGAGGTTCGACCGCGCCCTCGAGGCCCTGGCAGGGGACGTGGAAGGGGCCCTGGAGGGGGCCCGGGCGGTGGCGAGGGAGCTGGAGGACTACCTGGAGGGATTGGAGGGGGACCCGGAGCGCTTGGCCGCCTTGGAGGCCCGCCTCTCCCTCCTGGAACGGCTCAAGCGCAAGTACGGGCCCACCCTGGAGGCGGTCCTGGCCCATGCGGCCAGGGCGGAGGCGGAGCTCGCCGCCCTGGGGGGAGGGGAGGAGCGGCTTTGGGCGCTGCAAAGGGAGGTGGCGGCCGCCCGGGAGGCCCTTCTGGAGGCAGGGGCGGCCCTCTCCCAAGCCCGCCTGCGGGCGGCGGAGGCCCTGCAAAAGGGCATGGAGGCCGAGCTCGCCGCCTTGGGTCTGCCCCGGGCCCGCTTCCCCGTGGGGCTCAAGGCCCTGCCGGAGCCAGGGGCCTTCGGCCTGGAGGAGGTGGCCTTCCGCTTCTCCGCAGGCCCCCACCTCCCCCCCGCCCCCCTCGCCGCCGCCAGCGGCGGGGAGCTGGCCCGCATCGCCCTGGCCCTGGCCCTCCTCACCGGGGCCGAGGCCCCCACCGTGGTCTTCGACGAGATGGACGCGGGGGTAGGGGGGGAGACGGCCTGGAAGGTGGCCGAGCGCCTGGCCCGCCTGGCGGAGACCCGCCAGGTGCTGGTGGTCACCCACCTGCCCCAGATCGCCGCCCGGGCCCACCGCCACCTGCGGGTCAAGAAGGCGGGGGAGGAGGTGCGGGTGGAGGTTCTGGAGGGGGAGGAAAGGGTGCGGGAGCTGGCCCGCCTCCTCTCCGGCCAGTACACCGAGGCCGCCCTGGCCCACGCCCGCCTCCTCCTGGGCCAGCCCGCCGCCTCCCCCAAGACCCCGTGA
- a CDS encoding asparaginase, translating into MNAFVHVYRGEWVENRHRISLAVVGREGLLAYGGDPAFVSYMRSSAKPFQALALFLTGAAERFGLTEEEVALATASHDGTPEHVAVAARFLEKLGLGPEHLVCGVHPPFSKEARRALEAAGLGPTPLHHNCSGKHAGMLAAALALGAPVEGYERPDHPVQRLNRKTLAELSRAEPVHATDGCSVPTFALPLARAARAFYLLARPEGAPEAYQKPLLRVGQAMRRHPHLVAGPGSIDTLLMERLPLLAKRGADGYYGLALLESPKGPLGVALKVEDGASQAREVAVVALLRLLGLDPGPTPWDRPEVRSHRGLPVGHLEARLDLTWP; encoded by the coding sequence GTGAACGCCTTCGTCCACGTCTACCGCGGCGAGTGGGTGGAAAACCGGCACCGCATTTCCCTGGCGGTGGTGGGGCGGGAGGGGCTTCTGGCTTACGGGGGTGACCCGGCCTTCGTGTCCTACATGCGCTCTTCGGCCAAACCCTTCCAGGCCCTGGCCCTCTTCCTCACGGGGGCGGCGGAGCGCTTCGGCCTCACCGAGGAGGAGGTGGCCCTGGCCACCGCCAGCCACGACGGCACCCCGGAGCACGTGGCCGTGGCCGCCCGCTTCCTGGAGAAGCTGGGCCTAGGCCCGGAGCACCTGGTCTGCGGGGTGCACCCTCCCTTTTCCAAGGAGGCCCGGCGGGCCCTGGAGGCGGCTGGTCTAGGCCCTACCCCCCTCCACCACAACTGCTCGGGGAAGCACGCGGGCATGCTGGCCGCGGCCCTGGCCCTGGGGGCCCCGGTGGAGGGGTACGAGCGGCCGGACCACCCGGTGCAGCGCCTGAACCGCAAGACCCTGGCCGAGCTTTCCAGGGCTGAGCCCGTCCACGCCACCGACGGCTGCAGCGTGCCCACCTTCGCCCTGCCCCTCGCCCGCGCCGCCCGGGCCTTCTACCTCCTGGCCCGCCCGGAGGGGGCCCCGGAGGCCTACCAGAAGCCCCTCCTCCGGGTGGGCCAAGCCATGCGCCGCCACCCCCACCTGGTGGCGGGGCCAGGGAGCATCGACACCCTCCTCATGGAGCGCCTGCCCCTCCTGGCCAAGCGGGGGGCGGACGGGTACTACGGCCTGGCCCTCCTGGAGAGCCCTAAAGGGCCCTTAGGCGTGGCCCTCAAGGTGGAGGATGGCGCCTCCCAGGCCCGGGAGGTGGCGGTGGTAGCCCTCCTGCGCCTCCTGGGCCTGGACCCCGGCCCCACCCCCTGGGACCGGCCGGAGGTGCGGAGCCACCGGGGCCTCCCGGTGGGCCACCTGGAGGCCCGCCTGGACCTCACCTGGCCCTGA
- the glyA gene encoding serine hydroxymethyltransferase, with the protein MVRARLRDEALFRLIALEEKRQREGLELIASENFVSQEVREAVGSVLTNKYAEGYPGARYYGGCEVVDQVEALAIERAKALFGAAWANVQPHSGSQANMAVYMALMEPGDTLMGMDLAAGGHLTHGAKVNFSGRLYRAVFYGVRPDTELIDLEEVRRLALEHRPKVIVAGASAYPRLWDFRAFREIADEVGAYLVVDMAHFAGLVAAGLHPSPLPHAHAVTSTTHKTLRGPRGGLLLSNDPELGKKIDKLIFPGIQGGPLEHVIAGKAVAFFEALQPEFREYSRLVVENAQRLSAELAGRGYRIVTGGTDNHLFLLDLRPKGLTGKEAEERLDAVGITVNKNAIPFDPKPPRVTSGIRIGTPAITTRGFTPEEMPLVAELIDRALVEGPSEALREEVRRLALAHPLP; encoded by the coding sequence ATGGTCCGGGCACGCCTTAGGGACGAGGCCCTCTTCCGGCTCATCGCCCTGGAGGAAAAGCGGCAGCGGGAGGGCCTGGAGCTCATCGCCAGCGAGAACTTCGTCTCCCAGGAGGTGCGGGAGGCGGTGGGAAGCGTCCTCACCAACAAGTACGCGGAGGGCTACCCCGGGGCCCGCTACTACGGCGGGTGCGAGGTGGTGGACCAGGTGGAGGCCCTGGCCATCGAGCGGGCCAAAGCCCTCTTCGGGGCTGCCTGGGCCAACGTCCAGCCCCACTCCGGCTCCCAGGCCAACATGGCGGTGTACATGGCCCTCATGGAGCCGGGGGACACCCTCATGGGCATGGACCTGGCCGCCGGGGGCCACCTCACCCACGGCGCCAAGGTGAACTTCTCCGGCAGGCTCTACCGGGCGGTCTTTTACGGGGTCCGGCCCGACACCGAGCTCATCGACCTGGAGGAGGTGCGCCGCCTGGCCCTCGAGCACCGGCCCAAGGTGATCGTGGCCGGCGCCAGCGCCTACCCCCGCCTCTGGGACTTCCGGGCCTTCCGGGAGATCGCCGACGAGGTGGGGGCCTACCTGGTGGTGGACATGGCCCACTTCGCTGGGCTGGTGGCGGCAGGCCTCCACCCGAGCCCCCTCCCCCACGCCCACGCGGTCACCAGCACCACCCACAAGACCCTGAGGGGCCCGAGGGGCGGCCTCCTCCTCTCCAACGACCCCGAGCTGGGCAAGAAGATCGACAAGCTCATCTTCCCCGGCATCCAGGGGGGCCCCCTGGAGCACGTGATCGCCGGGAAGGCGGTGGCCTTCTTCGAGGCCTTGCAGCCCGAGTTCCGGGAGTACAGCCGCCTGGTGGTGGAAAACGCCCAGCGCCTTTCGGCGGAGCTGGCCGGGCGGGGCTACCGCATCGTCACCGGGGGCACGGACAACCACCTCTTCCTTTTGGACCTCCGCCCCAAGGGCCTCACGGGGAAGGAAGCGGAGGAGAGGCTGGACGCCGTGGGCATCACCGTGAACAAGAACGCCATTCCCTTCGACCCCAAGCCCCCCCGGGTCACCTCGGGGATCCGCATCGGCACCCCGGCCATCACCACGAGGGGCTTCACCCCCGAGGAGATGCCCTTGGTGGCTGAACTCATCGACCGGGCCCTGGTGGAGGGGCCTTCGGAGGCTCTCAGGGAAGAGGTGCGGCGCCTGGCCCTGGCCCACCCCTTGCCCTAA
- a CDS encoding TSUP family transporter, producing MRGRLPLAFLVGLGVGIFGGLLGLGGAELRLPFLLYAFGLAPLEAVIANKALSLLVVGVSLPARLGVVPPEAVLGEVRGALALLLGSVLGAFGAAGWARRVPEGLLRRTMGLLLLLLAGVLALEALFHRPFPLDPPPLLLHPLGFLLGLGIGAVAAVMGVAGGELLIPTLVLLYGLEARLAGSVSLLISLPTMLAAFAQYSQDRTFAVLWRQGGLLLAMGLGSLLGAFLGGGLLLGLATERVLLLLLALLLALSGLRLLRH from the coding sequence GTGAGGGGCAGGCTCCCCCTGGCCTTCCTGGTGGGCCTGGGGGTGGGGATCTTCGGGGGGCTTTTGGGGCTTGGGGGGGCGGAGCTCCGGCTGCCCTTCCTCCTCTACGCCTTCGGCCTCGCCCCCCTGGAGGCGGTGATCGCCAACAAGGCCCTGAGCCTCCTGGTGGTGGGGGTGAGCCTGCCTGCCCGCCTGGGGGTGGTACCCCCGGAGGCGGTTCTGGGGGAGGTCCGGGGGGCCCTGGCCCTCCTCCTGGGGAGCGTCCTCGGGGCCTTTGGGGCGGCGGGCTGGGCCCGGCGGGTGCCCGAGGGGCTTCTTCGGCGGACCATGGGCCTGTTGCTCCTCCTCCTGGCCGGGGTCCTGGCTCTGGAGGCCCTTTTCCACCGCCCCTTCCCCCTGGACCCTCCTCCCCTCCTCCTCCACCCCCTGGGCTTCCTCCTGGGCCTGGGGATCGGGGCCGTGGCCGCGGTGATGGGGGTGGCGGGGGGGGAGCTTCTCATCCCCACCCTGGTCCTCCTCTACGGCCTCGAGGCCCGGCTGGCGGGAAGCGTCTCCCTCCTCATCAGCCTGCCCACCATGCTGGCGGCCTTCGCCCAGTACAGCCAGGACCGCACCTTCGCCGTGCTGTGGCGGCAGGGGGGGCTCCTTCTGGCCATGGGCCTGGGCTCCCTCCTCGGGGCCTTTCTGGGAGGCGGCCTCCTCCTGGGCCTGGCCACGGAGCGGGTTCTGCTCCTCCTCCTGGCCCTCCTCCTGGCCCTCTCTGGCCTCCGGCTCCTGCGCCACTAG
- a CDS encoding carbohydrate kinase family protein has translation MLAVAGEVLVDLILENEAPLGFSGVLGGSALNTATALSRLGFPVRFFSEVGEDWLSRWSEAEMQRRGLEVFLQRHPDPMPLALVRLKEGGNALYSFHRPFRAAYRPEPGGLKGVRAFHFGSLFALEGRTAGGLEALLREALAEGALLSYDPNLRGNPTGEGRRRLEGYLAQVDLLKLSLEDAQLLFPEGPVEAVKRLPPPLKVLTLGAEGAVAFLGEEAVRLPGEKVAVADTVGAGDAFTAGLLALLLPKGYGKASLPQMPLHHLEEALKGAIALSALACTVRGAYLPEEGLRAWRERFWGGGGFP, from the coding sequence ATGCTGGCGGTTGCGGGCGAGGTCCTGGTGGACCTGATCCTGGAAAACGAGGCTCCCTTAGGTTTTTCCGGGGTGCTGGGGGGTTCGGCCCTGAACACCGCCACCGCCTTGAGCCGCCTGGGTTTTCCCGTGCGCTTCTTCTCCGAGGTGGGGGAGGACTGGCTTTCCCGCTGGAGCGAGGCGGAGATGCAGCGTCGGGGCCTCGAGGTCTTCCTGCAGCGCCACCCCGACCCCATGCCCCTGGCCCTGGTGCGCCTAAAGGAGGGAGGAAACGCCCTCTACAGCTTCCACCGCCCCTTCCGGGCCGCCTACCGCCCGGAGCCGGGAGGCCTGAAGGGGGTGCGGGCTTTTCACTTCGGCTCCCTCTTCGCCCTGGAGGGGCGCACCGCGGGGGGCCTCGAGGCCCTCCTGCGGGAGGCTCTGGCCGAAGGGGCCCTCCTCTCCTACGACCCCAACCTGCGGGGGAACCCTACCGGAGAGGGAAGGCGGCGCCTGGAGGGCTATTTGGCCCAGGTGGACCTCCTGAAGCTCTCCCTGGAGGACGCCCAGCTTCTTTTCCCCGAGGGGCCGGTGGAGGCGGTAAAGCGCCTCCCCCCGCCCCTCAAGGTCCTCACCCTGGGGGCGGAGGGGGCGGTGGCCTTCCTGGGGGAGGAGGCGGTGCGCCTCCCTGGGGAAAAGGTGGCGGTGGCGGACACCGTGGGGGCGGGGGACGCCTTCACCGCGGGGCTTCTCGCTCTCCTCCTCCCCAAGGGGTATGGGAAGGCCAGCCTCCCCCAGATGCCCCTGCATCACCTGGAGGAGGCGCTAAAGGGGGCCATCGCCCTTTCCGCCCTGGCCTGCACCGTGCGGGGGGCCTACCTGCCGGAGGAGGGGCTTCGGGCCTGGCGGGAGCGGTTTTGGGGGGGTGGGGGTTTCCCTTGA
- a CDS encoding quinone oxidoreductase family protein: MKAVRVHQVGGPEVLRLEEVPVPEPGPGEVLVRLLAIGVNYIDTYKRRGLYPMPLPFTLGEEGAGVVEGVGEGVLGVAPGDKVAFANVQGAYAEYQVVPAERLVPVPEGLDPRLAAAVLLQGMTVHYLLKSTYPVAPGDQVLVHAGAGGVGLLLIQWAKRLGATVYATASTEAKRALAKEAGADYALPYEGFAQAVRALSGGGVDAVYDGVGQSTFEGSLEALRPRGVLVLFGQASGPVPPLDPQVLNRKGSLFLTRPTLHHYTSSRKELLWRAGEVFQAVREGWLKVQIGAEFPLERAREAHEALEGRRTTGKVLLVP; this comes from the coding sequence ATGAAGGCGGTCCGGGTACACCAAGTGGGAGGTCCCGAGGTCTTGCGGCTGGAGGAGGTCCCCGTCCCCGAGCCTGGGCCAGGGGAGGTCCTGGTGCGCCTTTTGGCCATCGGGGTCAACTACATCGACACCTACAAGCGCAGGGGCCTCTACCCCATGCCCCTCCCCTTCACCCTGGGGGAGGAGGGGGCTGGGGTGGTGGAAGGGGTGGGGGAGGGCGTGCTGGGCGTGGCCCCAGGGGATAAGGTGGCCTTTGCCAACGTGCAGGGGGCCTACGCCGAGTACCAGGTGGTGCCCGCGGAAAGGCTCGTGCCCGTTCCCGAAGGGTTGGACCCCAGGCTCGCCGCCGCGGTCCTCCTCCAGGGGATGACCGTTCACTACCTCCTCAAGAGCACCTACCCCGTGGCCCCTGGGGACCAGGTGCTGGTGCACGCGGGAGCCGGGGGGGTGGGCCTCCTCCTCATCCAGTGGGCCAAGCGCCTGGGGGCCACCGTCTACGCCACCGCCAGCACCGAGGCCAAGCGGGCCCTGGCCAAGGAGGCCGGGGCGGACTACGCCCTGCCCTACGAGGGCTTCGCCCAGGCGGTGCGGGCCCTTTCCGGGGGCGGGGTAGACGCGGTCTACGATGGCGTGGGGCAGAGCACCTTCGAGGGGAGCCTCGAGGCCCTCCGCCCCCGGGGCGTTTTGGTCCTCTTCGGCCAGGCCTCGGGCCCCGTGCCCCCCTTGGACCCCCAGGTGCTGAACCGCAAGGGAAGCCTCTTCCTCACCCGCCCCACCCTGCACCACTACACGTCAAGCCGCAAGGAGCTCCTCTGGCGGGCCGGGGAGGTCTTCCAGGCGGTGCGGGAGGGGTGGCTCAAGGTGCAGATCGGGGCGGAGTTCCCCCTGGAACGGGCCCGGGAGGCCCACGAGGCCCTGGAGGGGCGGAGGACCACGGGCAAGGTGCTCCTGGTCCCCTGA